A portion of the bacterium genome contains these proteins:
- the dtd gene encoding D-aminoacyl-tRNA deacylase, with protein sequence MRAILQRVNFARVTVEGEITGEIGKGLLVLLGVHREDDEDKARVLANKVACMRIFEDEEGKMNRSLLDIGGEALVVSNFTLYSDTRKGRRPSFNEAAPYDSGEMLYERFCYYLELEGTSVKQGRYGAHMDVLLENDGPVTILVDT encoded by the coding sequence ATGCGAGCCATCCTGCAACGCGTTAACTTCGCCCGCGTTACGGTTGAAGGCGAAATAACCGGTGAGATTGGAAAAGGGCTTCTCGTCTTGTTGGGCGTCCACCGTGAAGACGATGAGGACAAAGCGAGAGTTCTTGCCAATAAAGTGGCTTGCATGAGGATTTTTGAAGATGAAGAAGGGAAAATGAACCGCTCTCTACTTGATATTGGCGGAGAAGCGTTGGTGGTATCTAACTTCACCCTTTATAGCGATACTCGTAAAGGCCGACGCCCCAGCTTTAATGAGGCTGCCCCCTATGATAGCGGCGAAATGCTTTATGAACGTTTTTGTTATTATCTCGAACTTGAAGGCACATCTGTAAAGCAAGGACGCTACGGAGCGCATATGGATGTGCTCCTCGAAAACGACGGTCCAGTGACTATTCTTGTGGATACCTGA